Genomic segment of Chionomys nivalis chromosome 17, mChiNiv1.1, whole genome shotgun sequence:
gtctacaagagctagttccaggacaggctccaaagccacagagaaaccctgtcgcaaaaaaccaaaaaaaaaaaaaaaaaaaaaaaagtgaagaaatggCAGTTTAGGACATTCTGTGACTGCCGAAGACAGAATACGTAAGGTCAGAATATGATCCAGGTTTCCCGACATCAGTGCCGCAGCCCTGGCAGCACTGATTAAAGTGTTATAATTTGTACCGTTACCTATaggtttatgtttatttttccccagcattcttttctttttccttttttttttttatttctacatttatcattttcttgTTCCTGCCATCAAAAATGTACTTTTTAGTGTCGGGTCCCAGATGAGCCTTTGCTGTGGCCGTTTGAAGCAATTGTGAGGAAGGGCTTCCACTATGTGGAGTTCTCAGAACGAGTCTTTGCTCCTTTTCTAGAGCAACTCAATGAGCTGGTGGCTCTGATCCCCCACAGTGACCAGAGGCTGCGTCCTCAGAGAACGTGAGTTGACCTGCTCTCGTCCACTAGCACCTCCTTCTGTCCCTGACTCCTTTTTAGGAAAGGCTACCAGCTAATTATTTGAAAAAGATGTCTGTCCTTATATCATCTGCTTGTTTACTGTTactacttatgtgtgtgtgcacgcatcaTGCTGGGACTTGAATCCAGACTGGCTTGCTAGACGAGCAGTCTTCCTCTGCACTGTACCCTAGCGGCCAGTGCCCCCTTCCCCCCATTTCCTTTGGTGCTTTTGCTTAAGTGAAATGTCCCTGTCTCTGTTACAGTCTGGGGAAAGAAATGTGAGTCTAGAAATACGTTGAAGGTCAAATGGAAGGGGGGGATTGGAAGGAATCAGGGAAGCAGGGTGTCCTGGGAGAGGAGCTTTAGGAAGTAAAAGGACCCGTTCCTCTTCTCAGAGTAAACGGTGTTGAAATGGGTTTAAAGTCTTCTCCAGCACCCTTCTTTCTTGCCTAGTGAGTGGTTCTGGGTTCTTTGTGCTTCCCCTTCACCCCCTCTGTTTTGCATTAATTATGACCATTTAGAGTTTGATGTCCGACTGTCCAACATTGCCCTGTGCTATCATTTACAGTAAACAGTATGTCCTCCTGTCGGTCCTGCTCTGTCTGCTGGCATCTGGCTTggtctctttcttcctgtttccacatTCAGTCCTCGTGGATGATAATGGCATCAAAGTGGTGAAGGTCACATTTAATAAGCAGGAGTCCCTGGTAGTGCTCGATATCACGGTAAGACGTCAGGCCTCACTTCCTGGGTTGTGCATTCGCCAGCCTCGAGACCAGGAAGCTCAACATTCATCTCCTCTCTTGCCCCTCCAGGCCACCCTGAAAATCAGAAACTCCAACTTCTACTCCGTGGCAGTGACCAACCTGTTCAGCCAGGTTCAATACATGAAAGCCGTGGCTGGCACATACATGACCACGAATGTGTCGGTCATTCCCCCTCGGAGTGAGCACCTGGTACGTCGTTCTTCAAGGGCCTCTGCTCACATACCACAGAGGAGAGTAGGTGCTGTGGGAACACTGTGAGAATTATGggctccttttcctctcctctcgtTTCCACCCGAGGGAGGCCTGGTGGGATCTAGAATGATGAACAATcggaaagagacagaaacagctaGCATTTAAGTACGCGGGCAGTAAAGTAATTGATGAGAGAGAGACAGTTACCAAGTCAAGAAAAGGTGGAATTACAGCCTGAAGCCCAGAGGCTTGGAAAGGGATGGGGTCGGAAGTACTTCCTCGGGCTCCCTGTCTAGGGAAGGTTCTTTGGATGTGGTGGAAGAATGGTCCAGCGTCTGTAGGTCGCTAGCAGTGATGCTGTGATGTCAAGCTTTCTTATCCCAGACTGATGCCAGGTCTTGTCTCATTTTCAGGTGAATTTTACAGtgaaggctgaggtgggaggaccaTCTTCGTACTTGTAGTAAGGACAGAGTTCTCTACTGTGCTGTCTGCCTGGAGGGATGCGGAGTCATCCTTGATTGGCTCTTTCCCTGGCTCTGCCTTAAGCCCCAGTTTTGCCCTGCAAACCCCTGAGCTCCAGCTTTCTGGAGAGCTTGGGGGAGGAGATATCAGTTGATGTGTGACTGAAGGGCTGGGATTTCTAAAGAGAAACATTAGCAACTCTAGCATTTAAATACGCGATAGCTTCAGAAAACAAGGAGCACCATCTGGGACATTGGGAGTGACACTTGGAGGGTCTCAGGACTCGTGGTACTGTGCAGTACTTCGGTTTGAAGGGGAAGCCTAGGGAAGAGAAGGTACCCCAAATGGTTTGACAGTGTCACTCCACACTGTCCTGCTGGCTCTCCTGGGAGATTGTGTTGCTCCTGATTGACTGTTTCCAGCCAAGTGACCGTGTCCATATTTGTGGTTGCAGCTTCTTCTGCACGGTTCCTGCCATCCTGGTGCACAACATCATGATCTTCATGAGGtatgtcccctttcctctctcctgctaGCTTGGTGTCACCAAGCCTCCTGGGAGCTTCCAGCACTCACTAGAGGCACATGGCTGAGAGAGCTGTCACCCGCCTCGCAGCACAGACCCAGCAGACACTGATGTCCTCTAGAGGTAGAGTCCAGAACCTCCGCACAGGTTGCCAGGTTCCTGGCCAATAGTTAAACATAATGTgctggactggagagacggctcagctgtcgagctctggctgttcttccagaggatacaagtttgattcccagggtccacatggcggctcacaactgtctgtgtctccagtttcaggggacccgaTATGCTCTTCTAGCCTCTATGggcaccacacatacatgtagtgcacagacatacatgtaggcaaaacacctatatacataaaataagaaattttttaaaaattaaaagaaatgtttcctgAAATGGGGTCCCGTTTCACTAAGTGTGTGGTCCTGTCAGAATCCTCGAGAGTAAAGAACAGACCAGATTTCTCAAAGTGTGAGTGCTAAGAGTTACCAGTCTTGAAACTGTCACTGTTAAATGTAACGGTGACAGACATCTGAAATCCGGGGATTTGAGGGAGGTTTCTCAGCTTTGGGACAGTTGACATTTGGGCCGGGTAGTTCTTCGTTATCAGTGACTGTGGGTGCTAGGCAGTGACATCCCTGTCTCTATGTGCTGCTGGGAGCGCTCACCCCCTCCATCTCACTCAGCTGTAACTACCCAGAAATACCCAGATGTTGCCAAAAGCTCCGTGGGGTAAGATCATCCCCGGTTAATAGCTGCTGATCTGGAAAGTGACCTCGTGACACCGCATATTTGGACATAGGTCCGCTGGCCTCCTCGTTACATAACCATGGAAATAGTGCCTGGGACCCAGATGACTTGGAAGAAAAGTTTTTCCTGTTTAGTCAGTCTCTTCATGGTTTTCTTCTTGCTAGGACTTCTGTGCAGATTTCATACATTGGCCACACGTCCCAGAGCGCCGTGGAAACACAGCACTATGTGGACTGTGGGGCGAATTCCACGGTTGTTTAGAGCCTGCCGTTGGTTCTCCTGTGGCTGCACCTGTAGAAGGAAGCTAACATCTGTCCTCACAGCCCAGCGTCCGTCTGAGCTTGACCCTGCATGGTGTCAGCGGAGGGAGCGGTTCTCTTAAACCACAGAAAGCATCCTTCCGTACTTAGGGAAGCAGCACCATGAGCTTCTCTTGGAATCAGCAAAATCACTGCCCAGTGCCTACTCAGTGCCTAGCAAATGGCGCTCAATTAcagtttgaagaattgaatacAGATATTTTTGGCTTTTACTGAGTCTTTATAAGTTGGGATGAGCCAGGTTTCTAGCTGTTGAGACCAGAGTGACATGAACGTAGGGTGTTGGCGCAGCGGTAGATGCCACCTTCATGTGCACAGAAGCACCAGCAAGAGGGGCGTCCTGAGGACCTTCAAGGAGCCCCTTGACAGCTGCATTTATTTCTATCTGCTCCCTAAGGCCCAGGGGCTTTGCAGAAAGGTTTTAGTGGTTTCACCCTTTCCCTGACAAAGTTTTTATGTCCCCACCCTGGTCTATTTTAGGGGCTTGATGTACCTTTGATCCACTGGCTGGACATGGATTGGGGATTtgatagaaaaataaaccatgcTTTTGATTGATGTGCACTGTCTCTGATTGCCTGTGAGCCTTTGCAGGCTCCCAGGAGAGAAACGTGGAAGAGTTGTTTCCTGAGGGGACACCACAGGGTTTCCTGAGGGCAGGAAAGAGAAGGCACCTCAACTGTGTGTCCTCCTTGACCCCAGGAGTGCCTGCAGAGCAACCTCGCCATTCTGTGTGCAGAGGGGCAGGTTGCACTTCCAGATCAGAGCACACAGCGCCCTCTGGAGGTCGGAAGTGACAGGCAGTGATGCCTGAAGAATGAagctgttggggggggggctcgGAGGCGGGACATGGGGGGTGCTTTTCCAGACTCCTCGGGCCTAGTATGAAGACCTGGTTTGAGGTTGGAGGATTCTCCATCTAGTCCCAGAAGGTAATGGCCTGGATAGCTTGGGGCAGGAGGTGGCCAGGCCCGAAGCTCAGCTAAGGTGAACTCCAGCCTCCCACTGCACGCCAGCTAAGCAGCAGAGGGCGACGGGGCTTCATACTAGGTTCTGCCCCCCTTCTCTTGGCTTCATTTTCAGCTAATTACCCTCACCTTTGAATCTTCAGACTACGCTACATAGTTTTCTAATAGCCATGATGGAGTGAACAAATGCAGGGTTTAGCCCTGCAATTGTGCTAGTTAGGTTGCCGGCATGTCCACGGTGCTGGTGACAGTGACCTAAAGAGTGAGCACACTTTTCAAAACCCAATGCCCTCAAAATGACACCCTTAAACAGAACGCACCTCGTGTATAAGAAAATGTTCATGCCATTTCCCTTTCTAGATTACGTgcgtctctctgtctgtctgtctgtacgtgtgtgtgtgtgtgtgtagaggccaaagGATGTCAGGTGCCTTTCTCAGttgctttctaccttattttttgggacagggtttctcactgactctggaaaTCACAGTTGCCTAGACTGCctggccagaaagccccaggcgtccacctgcctctgcatcctagtGCTGGGTTATAGTGGGCCCACTCCACCGTGACCGAAGGTCAGAGATTCAAGCCTGtttctgctccttcaaggataagacaggaggtttgacccagggagtaaCTGCCTACAAAatgcttggtctaaggtgtggtcgtttcatgtcctgcctaaacaggACACCTAGCTGAAGTATATACTTGCTTGATGCTTCAGGTATCAAAGAGGTAGTTGCTCTGTTTGTCCCTCGTGTCATGGTAAAGCAGTCTGTTgcctcgcccccccccccttttggatTGGGGTGTATAAGCACATGGAGAATAAACGcaggcagattcagtattcactggacaGCCCTCCTGGTTCTGTCCTATGCCTCTGCACTTCTTTTGCCTCTCTGCTCCTCCTACCTGGTTTTTCTAATCCACACACACCTGCCCTGGATTGTGCAAACCCCGTCGAGGCTGGACCCCAACAGATGTGGCCCGAATGTGTGGCTACAACCATAGATGAGCACCACCGTGCCCAGTTTTTACGTGGGTGATgtggacctgaactcaggttctcgtgCTTCTGTGATAGGCACTTTACCAGTTGAGCCATCTACACACtccttgatttttgtttgtttccatttagAAAAATAGCCTCCTGAAATGTTCTctatacagtttttaaaaggcTACTCATTTTGGTACTTAGTATGATCATGTGCCTTAGTAGCATCTGCTGCTTGATATTACTATAAAATCTAGTTAGTAGCAAATAAGAGCAATTGAAGTTTTTAAACAGGCACATTTGATTCTGGTCTCCCAATGCTGCATATTCTCAGCATCCTAAGATTCACATTAGGATACCTGCATGGTTTAGCATGCTGTTGTC
This window contains:
- the Tmem106c gene encoding transmembrane protein 106C; its protein translation is MGSQHSSSAHTFCHRKKAGNPEDLQAEREQEEAIAQFPYVEFTGRNSVTCHTCQGAGYVPAEQLNELVALIPHSDQRLRPQRTKQYVLLSVLLCLLASGLVSFFLFPHSVLVDDNGIKVVKVTFNKQESLVVLDITATLKIRNSNFYSVAVTNLFSQVQYMKAVAGTYMTTNVSVIPPRSEHLVNFTVKAEVGGPSSYLYFFCTVPAILVHNIMIFMRTSVQISYIGHTSQSAVETQHYVDCGANSTVV